In Leucobacter sp. CX169, a single genomic region encodes these proteins:
- the rimI gene encoding ribosomal protein S18-alanine N-acetyltransferase, with protein sequence MSGRAGDELILRDVTLADLDVLAAMEAELFAGEAWSRDLVRDEITGKHRRYLALEDAATGQIAGYAGLLAVGTEGDVQTIAVAPEYQGQGAGRRLMLELLAAARECGVRELFLEVRADNPVARTLYTSLGFAEIGLRPGYYQPGAIDAVVMRLSPLPPTQNTDTHTEGEGR encoded by the coding sequence GTGAGCGGGCGTGCGGGGGACGAGCTGATCCTGCGGGACGTCACGCTCGCCGACCTCGACGTCCTGGCCGCGATGGAGGCCGAGCTCTTCGCGGGCGAGGCCTGGAGCCGCGACCTCGTGCGCGACGAGATCACCGGTAAGCACCGCCGATACCTCGCCCTCGAAGACGCCGCGACGGGCCAGATTGCCGGGTACGCCGGGCTGCTCGCCGTCGGCACCGAGGGCGACGTGCAGACAATCGCCGTCGCACCGGAGTACCAAGGGCAGGGGGCCGGCCGTCGGCTCATGCTCGAACTGCTCGCGGCCGCGCGCGAATGTGGCGTCCGCGAGCTCTTTCTCGAGGTCCGTGCCGACAATCCGGTGGCGCGCACGCTCTACACCTCGCTGGGATTTGCCGAGATCGGGCTGCGCCCCGGCTACTATCAGCCGGGCGCGATCGATGCGGTGGTGATGCGGCTGAGCCCGTTGCCGCCGACGCAGAACACCGACACGCACACCGAAGGAGAGGGACGCTGA
- the tsaD gene encoding tRNA (adenosine(37)-N6)-threonylcarbamoyltransferase complex transferase subunit TsaD, protein MGHEPLVLGIETSCDETGIGIVRGRTLLSNAIASSMDEHARYGGVVPEVAARAHLEAMGPTIDQAVAEAGIKLDDLDAIAVTCGPGLAGALMVGVAAAKALSLSLGKPLYAVNHLVGHVGADLLDDSAGELELPTVALLVSGGHTSLLLVRDLVGDVELLGETIDDAAGEAFDKVARVLGLPYPGGPEIDRAAATGNPTAIRFPRGLSLPKDMAKHRYDFSFSGVKTAVARWVEKARDAGTEVSVPDVAASFREAVVDILTAKAIAACLDNGVPRLLLGGGVVANARLREVAQERADAAGVTLRVPPLSLCTDNGAMIASLGAQLVIAGHAPSSLDFGADSSLPVTEIQVR, encoded by the coding sequence ATGGGCCACGAGCCACTCGTACTCGGCATCGAGACGAGCTGCGACGAGACCGGAATCGGGATCGTACGTGGACGCACGCTGTTGTCCAACGCGATCGCCTCGTCGATGGACGAGCACGCCCGCTATGGCGGCGTGGTGCCAGAGGTTGCGGCCAGGGCCCATCTCGAGGCGATGGGCCCGACCATCGACCAGGCCGTCGCCGAGGCAGGCATCAAGCTCGACGACCTCGACGCGATCGCGGTGACCTGCGGTCCCGGCCTCGCCGGCGCGCTCATGGTCGGTGTCGCCGCGGCGAAGGCGCTCTCGCTCTCGCTCGGCAAGCCACTCTATGCCGTGAACCACCTCGTCGGGCATGTCGGTGCGGATCTGCTCGACGACTCGGCCGGTGAGCTCGAGCTGCCAACGGTCGCCCTGTTGGTGTCAGGCGGGCACACCTCGCTCCTGCTCGTGCGCGACCTCGTTGGGGACGTCGAGCTGCTCGGCGAGACGATTGACGACGCCGCAGGCGAGGCGTTTGACAAGGTCGCCCGCGTGCTCGGCCTGCCCTACCCGGGCGGGCCGGAGATCGACCGTGCGGCCGCCACCGGAAACCCCACCGCGATCCGCTTCCCGCGCGGCCTTAGCCTGCCCAAAGATATGGCGAAGCACCGCTACGACTTCTCGTTTTCAGGCGTCAAGACCGCCGTCGCCCGTTGGGTGGAGAAGGCGCGCGATGCCGGGACCGAGGTGTCCGTGCCCGACGTCGCGGCGAGCTTCCGTGAGGCCGTCGTCGACATCCTCACGGCGAAGGCCATCGCGGCCTGCCTCGACAACGGGGTGCCGCGCCTGCTGCTCGGCGGCGGCGTGGTGGCCAATGCGCGACTGCGCGAGGTCGCTCAGGAACGGGCCGACGCCGCGGGCGTCACGCTGCGCGTGCCGCCGCTCTCGCTGTGCACGGATAACGGCGCGATGATCGCGTCGCTCGGCGCCCAGCTCGTCATCGCGGGCCACGCCCCGTCGAGCCTGGACTTCGGCGCCGACTCGTCGC